One window of Electrophorus electricus isolate fEleEle1 chromosome 24, fEleEle1.pri, whole genome shotgun sequence genomic DNA carries:
- the sp5l gene encoding sp5 transcription factor-like, translated as MAALTLSRTDNFLHNFLQDRSPSSSPESGPNPLSFLATTCSQAWQVSGSVGSEGPQFPYEGAVASASSMFQLWGNDMAPSSGLSAHQMAFTVPKVQFPGHMQAGLGSHAHHHHTHHHELPLTPPAEPASTYSFELSPVKMLSSQAQGNAQYYTQHNAVSQKFPGFLQNSSARPHLPGGQAEENQQWWSLPQSSGAVPGHHPFSLSRQLVLGHQPQIAALLQGTSKSLLSSTRRCRRCKCPNCQATGSSTGSGLEFGKKRLHLCHIPECGKVYKKTSHLKAHLRWHAGERPFVCNWLFCGKSFTRSDELQRHLRTHTGEKRFGCPQCGKRFMRSDHLSKHVKTHQSRKGRAGRSSQNEPALSNIKRE; from the exons ATGGCTGCGCTAACGTTATCCAGGACTGACAACTTCCTGCACAACTTCTTACAG GATCGCAGCCCTAGCTCGTCCCCTGAGAGCGGCCCCAACCCGCTCTCTTTCCTGGCCACAACGTGCAGTCAGGCTTGGCAGGTGAGTGGCAGCGTGGGCTCGGAGGGGCCTCAGTTTCCCTATGAGGGGGCAGTGGCCTCCGCCTCCAGCATGTTTCAGCTCTGGGGCAACGACATGGCGCCCAGTTCCGGTCTGAGTGCCCATCAGATGGCTTTCACCGTTCCCAAGGTGCAGTTCCCTGGTCACATGCAAGCCGGACTGGGCTCGCATGCGCACCATCACCACACGCACCACCACGAGCTGCCCCTTACCCCTCCCGCCGAGCCAGCCTCCACCTACTCCTTCGAGCTCTCCCCGGTCAAGATGCTGTCTTCTCAGGCACAGGGTAACGCGCAGTACTACACACAGCACAACGCCGTCAGCCAGAAATTTCCGGGCTTCCTGCAGAACAGCTCGGCCAGGCCGCACCTGCCCGGAGGTCAGGCGGAGGAGAACCAGCAGTGGTGGAGTCTGCCCCAGAGCAGTGGCGCCGTCCCCGGCCACCACCCCTTCTCCCTGAGCCGGCAGCTGGTCCTGGGCCACCAGCCGCAGATCGCCGCCCTGCTGCAGGGCACCTCCAAGAGCCTCCTCAGCTCTACACGCCGCTGTCGCCGCTGCAAGTGCCCCAACTGCCAGGCCACGGGGAGCAGCACGGGCAGTGGCCTGGAGTTCGGGAAGAAGAGGCTGCACTTGTGCCACATCCCAGAGTGCGGCAAGGTGTACAAGAAGACGTCCCACCTGAAGGCTCACCTGCGCTGGCATGCCGGTGAGCGGCCCTTTGTCTGCAACTGGCTCTTCTGTGGCAAGAGCTTCACGCGCTCGGACGAGCTGCAGCGGCACCTGCGCACGCACACCGGCGAGAAGCGCTTCGGCTGCCCGCAGTGCGGCAAGAGGTTCATGCGCAGCGACCACCTCTCCAAGCACGTGAAGACCCACCAGAGCAGGAAGGGCCGCGCAGGCCGGTCCTCGCAAAACGAACCGGCGCTTAGCAACAtcaagagggagtga